DNA sequence from the Pseudobacteroides sp. genome:
ATTGAGCTTCTGACATGCTCTCTCCATATGCATAAGCCTTTATCATTTATATTGCAATCTATACTGTTTAGTGCCGGCCCTGCAACATCTTCATAAAGAGTGACCACATCCAACTCACCTGAAGAAAGTTTGGAAACTGCATACTCTACACAAGCAAATCTGTCCTCTTTTTCCAAATGCCCCAAAAACTCATTATAGAATTTATTCATTTCAATATCACCTTTTTCATATATCTTTTAAAGCCCTTAATATCTCATCTCCATGTCCCACAGGAATTACCTTTGGATAAACCTTTAAAACAATCATGTTTTCATCGATTATAAATGTCGATCTTATTATTCCCATATATGTCTTGCCGTACATCTTCTTTTCTCCCCAGGCTCCAAAGCCTTGGGCCACCTTATGTTCTTCATCGCATAAGAGATAAAACGGCAGATTAAGTTTTTCCTTGAACTTCTTATGAGACGAAGGCTTGTCCGGGCTAATGCCAATGACTACTGCACCCGTTTCCAAAATATCGTCATAAACATCTCTGAAACTACAAGCCTGCTTTGTACAGCCCGAAGTATTGTCCCTGGGATAAAAATATAATACTACCTTTTTGCCTTTAAAATCCGATAAGCTTACATCATTATCATCTTCATCCTTCAGCCTAAAATCCGGTGCCTTATTTCCCGCTTCTATCATAATACCCTCCTGATTTGTAGTAGTTTAAATTTTTATAATTCATGACTAAAATTGAGTGATGATTAGTTATCCCAACATTTTAATAAAAATTAACATCAGTTAATAATTTATATTAAAAGAGATCGATTTTTTAAACTTGGATTTTTCATATAAATGCAAATTTTTCAATAATAAAATTTTTGCCTTGTGTAAACAATAGATACATCATAGATAAATTTATCATTTATCATAGTGAGAAGTGCTATTTACTTATATCGGTCACTTTTCATTACACTATGACGAATCTGATGCTTGAATTGGAGTGTAAAACATGATTATCACAGTCATTATTCTGGGCATTTTAGCTCTTTTTATATTTATGATATTCACCATATCACTAAGAGCAAGGTTTATATTTGATACGGAAAAATCTAACATGTATATGACACTGTTTTGGCTTCCTCCCTTATTTAAAGCAGTAATGGAAATTATTGATACAAAGCCAGTGCTAACTGTTACTGTTTTGAACAAGAGATTGCTTTCAAAAACATTAAAGAGCAAAAAACAACATTTTGATACTCAGATAATTAACAAAGTCAACCCACAAGAGTTTGTTATTAATGCATACTATGGTTTTAGAGATCCATTTTCCACAGGTATTACCACAGGATTGTTGGGTGCCATCTCAAGTTTGGTTGATATTGCAACAGTAAGACATTGCCCTGATTTTACAGCCTCCAAGGACTACATTTATGTAGACGCCTCAGCAAAAATAAACTTAGGCAATGCACTTATAAAGCTTTTACGGACCTGACAACACTGCCCTGAAGTATGACCATTTTGTGATAATTATTATACAACTCATTACAAGCAAGAATTTAAACATTTAAATAGTAGAAGATCGCTTGCTATTTTGCAACCTTGATCGTAGTCATGAGAAATTAAAAAAATTTAAATTTCAGGAGGATATTTTATGGATATCAATTCATCATTAACACAGAATGTAGATACGCTTTTCTCAAACTTGGAAAACTTTACTCAAAATGAAGGATTAATCGGTAAGCCTGTCAGCTATGGCGACAAAACATTTATACCTGTAATATCAGTAACTTTAGGGTACGGAACCGGTAATACGGCAGGAAAGAACCAGGCAAACGCTGCCAATGCCCAAACAGGCATGGCATCAAATATGGCAGGTGGTGCATTAGGTCTTGGAGCAAGGCTCAGTACAGATGCTGTTCTTCTTATAGATAAGGACAATGTTTCTGTTATACCTGTAAATACGGCTACCGGTGGCAGCCAGCTTATGGACAAGATACCTCAGATATTGAGTGGAATGAACAAACAAGGCCAACAAGGACAGCAGGGGCAACAGGGACAGCAGGGGCAACAGGGACAGCAAAACCAGCAGCAAGATCAAGCCCAGAACCAGCAGCAGTAATTTATAGTATAAGCTGTAAAAGTCTTGTACCATTAAAATAAGTGTTGTATAATACTCCTATACCCCAGAAGGGTATAGGAGGTTTTTATGAGTGATAACAACAAGTGCTATGGCTTTAAAGAAGATGTTAGAAAACGCCTAAATAGAATTGAAGGCCAGGTTAAGGGTATTCAGCGAATGATAGATGAGGAAAAAAATTGTGTTGATATATTGACTCAAGTAGCTGCCGTAAGATCTGCAATAAACAAGGTTGGTGGTATGGTTCTTGAGATGTATTCCAGTGAATGCATGGAAAATGCAGTAAACTCCGATGATAAGGAAAAAGTACTTAACGAACTTATGAATGCTGTTCAAAAATTTTTAAAATTTGTTGACTAATTAATCATGGCTGTAGTAAAATTTTATTAATATTATCATTAAAGTATATGATTATATTCTAAAAAAGCAATGACAGGAACAGTAGATACTTTCAAAAAAGCACAGCGAACTGGGAATGGTGGGAGCCCAGTCTTAGTATGTAAGTATTGAATATCCTCCTTGAGCTTCAGGCCGAATACTAGTAGGTGCTGACGGTTTTCTACCGTTAAAAG
Encoded proteins:
- the bcp gene encoding thioredoxin-dependent thiol peroxidase; its protein translation is MIEAGNKAPDFRLKDEDDNDVSLSDFKGKKVVLYFYPRDNTSGCTKQACSFRDVYDDILETGAVVIGISPDKPSSHKKFKEKLNLPFYLLCDEEHKVAQGFGAWGEKKMYGKTYMGIIRSTFIIDENMIVLKVYPKVIPVGHGDEILRALKDI
- a CDS encoding GerW family sporulation protein gives rise to the protein MDINSSLTQNVDTLFSNLENFTQNEGLIGKPVSYGDKTFIPVISVTLGYGTGNTAGKNQANAANAQTGMASNMAGGALGLGARLSTDAVLLIDKDNVSVIPVNTATGGSQLMDKIPQILSGMNKQGQQGQQGQQGQQGQQGQQNQQQDQAQNQQQ
- a CDS encoding metal-sensitive transcriptional regulator; this encodes MSDNNKCYGFKEDVRKRLNRIEGQVKGIQRMIDEEKNCVDILTQVAAVRSAINKVGGMVLEMYSSECMENAVNSDDKEKVLNELMNAVQKFLKFVD